The following are from one region of the Methanothermobacter sp. genome:
- the ade gene encoding adenine deaminase, whose amino-acid sequence MIRGNILNVFTGDIYPAEVEVSGGLIKCVRRVEGNFTDIILPGFVDAHVHIESSMLTPSSFAAAAIPHGTTAVVSDPHEIANVMGVEGVEFMLEDATSAPLKFYFTAPSCVPATPFETSGAELSAMEIEDILSRESVVALGEMMNFPGVIAGDVEVMDKIAAAKKLNKPVDGHAPLLSGDELCAYIGAGISTEHECVSPAEALEKRGLGMKIMAREGSSARNLRDLAAVDCDFLVSDDIHPADLLEGHMDRILRRAVEYGVDPVKAVQMVTVNPADHYKLNTGALAPGRAADMVVVDNLRDFNVKRVYIDGRIVAENGRYLGAPKTSRRRMNRLEIVNFTAEDLEVKSDDDEVTVRVINVFDGQIVTRELQKRLGVNGGFVAPDPSSDILKVSVIDRYGKGNISNGFVHGFGLKEGAIASTVAHDSHNVITVGLDSGLMKRAVDILKKTGGGLVAVSDDDQRTLELPVAGLMSDGNAVEVASRMEDLNDFVCELGCTLSAPFMTMSFLSLLVIPELKIGDRGLFSVDEFQFVDVIVG is encoded by the coding sequence ATGATAAGGGGAAACATCCTTAACGTCTTCACGGGGGATATATACCCTGCAGAGGTTGAAGTTTCTGGTGGTTTGATAAAATGTGTCCGGAGGGTGGAGGGGAACTTCACCGATATAATCCTTCCGGGTTTTGTGGATGCCCATGTCCATATCGAAAGCTCAATGCTCACACCGTCATCCTTTGCAGCCGCTGCAATCCCCCATGGCACCACTGCTGTTGTTTCTGATCCACACGAGATAGCCAATGTTATGGGTGTTGAGGGTGTTGAGTTCATGCTGGAGGATGCAACAAGCGCACCCCTAAAATTTTATTTCACAGCACCATCCTGCGTACCTGCAACGCCCTTTGAGACATCAGGCGCAGAGCTATCGGCCATGGAGATAGAGGATATCCTTTCAAGGGAATCTGTGGTGGCACTGGGCGAAATGATGAACTTTCCGGGTGTTATAGCAGGTGATGTGGAGGTAATGGATAAGATAGCTGCTGCAAAGAAACTCAATAAGCCGGTGGATGGCCACGCACCCCTTCTATCAGGTGATGAACTGTGTGCATACATAGGGGCCGGTATATCCACAGAACATGAATGTGTGAGTCCCGCCGAGGCCCTTGAGAAGAGGGGACTTGGAATGAAGATAATGGCACGTGAGGGTTCCAGCGCAAGGAACCTCAGGGACCTTGCAGCTGTCGACTGTGACTTCCTGGTATCAGATGATATCCACCCAGCAGACCTCCTGGAGGGTCACATGGACAGGATACTCCGAAGGGCTGTTGAATACGGTGTTGACCCCGTTAAGGCCGTGCAGATGGTCACTGTGAACCCTGCAGATCACTACAAGCTCAATACAGGGGCCCTGGCACCTGGACGGGCAGCTGACATGGTGGTGGTTGATAACCTAAGGGACTTCAATGTTAAGAGGGTCTACATTGATGGAAGGATCGTTGCAGAGAATGGAAGATACCTGGGAGCCCCTAAAACCAGTCGCAGGAGAATGAACCGCCTTGAAATCGTTAATTTCACTGCAGAGGATCTTGAGGTGAAATCAGATGATGACGAGGTCACTGTCAGAGTCATCAATGTATTTGATGGCCAGATAGTGACAAGGGAGTTACAGAAAAGACTTGGGGTAAATGGTGGTTTTGTAGCCCCCGACCCATCCTCGGATATACTTAAAGTATCGGTTATAGATCGTTATGGTAAGGGAAACATCTCCAATGGATTCGTTCATGGATTCGGACTTAAGGAAGGGGCCATTGCCTCAACTGTGGCCCACGACTCACACAACGTCATAACAGTGGGCCTGGATTCAGGTCTCATGAAGAGGGCGGTCGATATACTCAAAAAAACAGGAGGGGGCCTTGTGGCTGTTTCAGATGATGATCAAAGGACCCTTGAACTACCAGTTGCAGGTTTAATGTCAGATGGAAATGCAGTGGAGGTGGCATCCAGGATGGAGGACCTCAACGATTTTGTGTGTGAACTTGGTTGCACTCTGAGCGCGCCATTCATGACGATGTCATTCCTTTCACTTCTTGTTATCCCCGAATTGAAAATAGGTGATAGGGGACTTTTTAGTGTGGATGAATTCCAGTTCGTGGATGTGATCGTTGGGTGA
- a CDS encoding DUF447 domain-containing protein translates to MVPGQLYETIVVTWDESMRRGNAAPIGVLCTGERSVTLYLYSGTHTLDNILRNRKFTVNVTLDPLIFTEATLGEVADEMFSSQRGYLHLQGADAFFTAEVDSVKKVVRTDRYGETEIRIVNARTPEIFRGEDFRIVLNRGIYAVIESLIYYTRSGFMDSHDLMVRIREMNRVARKVGGPREREAMKRIIRALKSKGFK, encoded by the coding sequence ATGGTCCCCGGCCAGCTCTATGAGACCATAGTTGTAACATGGGATGAATCAATGAGGAGGGGGAACGCTGCCCCCATCGGGGTTCTCTGCACCGGTGAGCGGAGTGTGACCCTCTACCTGTATTCTGGAACCCACACACTTGATAATATACTCAGAAACAGAAAATTCACGGTGAACGTGACCCTGGATCCCCTCATCTTCACCGAGGCCACCCTTGGTGAAGTCGCTGATGAGATGTTCTCATCCCAGAGGGGATACCTTCACCTTCAGGGGGCTGATGCATTCTTCACCGCAGAGGTTGACTCCGTTAAGAAGGTGGTGAGGACCGACCGGTACGGTGAAACAGAAATCCGCATCGTGAATGCCAGAACCCCTGAGATTTTCAGGGGTGAAGATTTCAGGATCGTCCTCAACAGGGGAATATACGCTGTTATAGAGTCACTCATATATTACACCCGCTCCGGCTTCATGGACTCCCACGACCTCATGGTTCGAATTCGTGAAATGAACAGGGTTGCAAGAAAGGTTGGGGGACCCCGTGAAAGGGAGGCCATGAAAAGGATAATAAGGGCCCTTAAATCGAAGGGGTTTAAGTGA
- a CDS encoding DUF2124 family protein produces MEKVKEFRGIKEHLRVFREAVKDADRIGFAGVPGVCTPFAQLFAYASRDKDNIFIPNTDFERARTLELTDYGVELGEMKSEKVDVLVLLGGLSMPGIGSDIEDVKRLTDEALLEGGRLMGICYMDMFARAGWYDLLDFDCVINADIEGFVLRR; encoded by the coding sequence ATGGAGAAGGTGAAGGAATTCAGGGGTATAAAGGAACATCTCAGGGTATTCCGGGAGGCTGTTAAGGACGCTGATAGGATAGGCTTTGCAGGCGTACCCGGGGTCTGCACGCCCTTTGCCCAGCTATTTGCATACGCCTCAAGGGACAAGGACAACATATTCATACCCAACACGGACTTTGAAAGGGCAAGAACACTGGAATTAACAGATTACGGCGTTGAGCTTGGTGAAATGAAATCAGAAAAGGTTGATGTCCTTGTACTGCTGGGAGGGCTCTCAATGCCAGGTATAGGTTCAGACATTGAGGATGTTAAAAGGCTCACCGATGAGGCCCTTCTTGAGGGCGGGAGGCTCATGGGAATATGCTACATGGACATGTTTGCAAGGGCCGGATGGTATGACCTCCTAGACTTTGATTGTGTCATAAACGCAGATATAGAGGGTTTCGTCCTCAGAAGGTGA
- a CDS encoding thiamine-phosphate synthase family protein, which produces MEIENVKMALEMLSSSECFGILIPEVRSNLVMARENPRGIEDVVAVPGRITEFRGRAFACREPEFGASSHMARFIIALNRHFPWKRSALNIKFDESIINICEDHGMVVSSYDRSREPRVLREVEGGTIPWGVEEAIRNSESPPDVIYHRGAWGKEPMVVLTGEDAVEVAETALKIAEDYKKLLGR; this is translated from the coding sequence ATGGAAATAGAGAACGTTAAGATGGCCCTTGAGATGCTATCATCCTCTGAGTGCTTCGGGATTCTCATACCCGAGGTGAGGTCCAACCTTGTAATGGCACGGGAAAACCCCCGTGGCATCGAAGATGTTGTGGCGGTACCTGGCAGAATCACAGAGTTCCGTGGGAGGGCCTTCGCATGCAGGGAACCTGAATTCGGGGCATCATCCCACATGGCCCGTTTCATAATAGCCCTCAACAGGCACTTTCCCTGGAAGAGAAGCGCACTTAATATTAAATTTGATGAAAGTATAATTAATATCTGTGAGGACCATGGAATGGTGGTCTCATCCTATGATCGTAGCCGGGAACCCCGAGTGTTGAGGGAGGTCGAGGGTGGCACCATACCCTGGGGTGTTGAGGAGGCCATAAGGAATTCGGAATCACCCCCTGATGTCATATACCACAGGGGCGCATGGGGCAAGGAGCCAATGGTCGTACTCACCGGGGAGGACGCAGTTGAAGTTGCAGAGACAGCCCTTAAAATAGCAGAGGATTATAAAAAACTTTTGGGGAGATGA
- a CDS encoding SIS domain-containing protein: MKYRMYTELMEQPGSLKMTLKAEGDMMSRISGEIAECRRIYLVGCGSSLSTCYSARDAVLMNYDLNIDVMTGYEFYYHRKIEGKNSVVIFTSQSGETADTLAALRRATEIGLKTVTITNEPESTMASESQRTIITRCGREEAILGTKTYMTQLLALYRILFGIHTDEVSKGVLSELEELPDEIGRLLRDTEDDCRGLAEEYAGEDVFYCMGSGPNYGLAYKLAMTMLMEGALKHACPLYSGEFRHGLIERVEKGVPVIFLESGFPGDELTERALRFCESLGALNIVFRMSDYSDLNSLLSPFVLAVPLEWFVYYLAHFNGEDPGSTRHIGKVRY, from the coding sequence ATGAAGTACAGGATGTATACAGAACTCATGGAACAGCCAGGATCACTTAAAATGACCCTTAAGGCTGAGGGGGACATGATGTCCAGGATATCAGGTGAGATTGCTGAGTGCAGGCGCATATACCTTGTTGGATGTGGAAGTTCACTATCCACATGCTATAGTGCAAGGGATGCAGTTTTAATGAACTATGATCTTAACATTGATGTCATGACCGGCTATGAATTCTACTACCACAGAAAGATTGAGGGAAAGAACTCTGTGGTTATATTCACGTCCCAGTCTGGGGAGACAGCGGATACCCTTGCGGCACTTAGAAGGGCCACTGAAATTGGACTTAAAACCGTGACGATTACAAATGAACCTGAAAGTACCATGGCATCTGAGTCCCAGAGAACCATAATAACCCGCTGTGGCAGAGAGGAGGCCATACTTGGTACCAAGACCTACATGACACAGCTCCTGGCACTCTACAGGATACTGTTTGGCATTCACACCGATGAGGTATCTAAGGGGGTGCTTTCAGAACTCGAGGAGCTACCTGATGAGATTGGGAGGCTCCTGAGGGACACCGAGGATGACTGCAGGGGTCTTGCAGAGGAGTATGCAGGGGAGGATGTATTCTACTGTATGGGTAGCGGCCCAAACTATGGACTGGCATACAAGCTTGCCATGACCATGCTAATGGAGGGGGCCCTGAAACATGCCTGTCCCCTGTATTCCGGCGAATTCAGGCATGGACTCATTGAGAGGGTGGAGAAGGGGGTGCCTGTGATATTCCTTGAGTCAGGCTTCCCGGGTGATGAACTTACAGAGAGGGCTTTGAGGTTCTGTGAGAGTCTTGGAGCACTGAATATAGTATTCAGGATGTCTGATTACTCTGACCTCAATTCACTGCTTTCACCATTTGTGCTTGCAGTTCCCCTTGAGTGGTTCGTATACTACCTTGCCCACTTCAATGGTGAGGATCCTGGAAGCACCAGGCATATTGGTAAGGTCAGATACTAA
- a CDS encoding Hsp20/alpha crystallin family protein gives MKKKLEKPITMFEKRRLMAEKMMEDMIKNMREMQKEFEKKISEYTENIPEKLNMDVIETDDKIIIKTDLPGVKKEDINIELTENTISISAVFEEEIEVKEANFVKKERKYGEARREMRLPEKIKVEEAKAKFENGVLTVELPKVEIKKKQVLKVE, from the coding sequence ATGAAAAAGAAACTGGAAAAACCCATAACAATGTTTGAGAAGAGAAGGCTGATGGCCGAGAAGATGATGGAAGATATGATAAAGAACATGAGGGAGATGCAGAAGGAGTTCGAGAAGAAGATATCAGAGTACACCGAGAACATACCTGAAAAGCTGAACATGGACGTCATAGAAACAGATGACAAAATAATCATAAAGACGGACCTTCCCGGTGTTAAAAAAGAAGATATAAACATAGAACTCACAGAAAATACCATATCCATATCTGCAGTCTTTGAAGAGGAGATTGAGGTCAAGGAGGCCAATTTCGTCAAAAAAGAAAGGAAGTATGGTGAGGCAAGAAGGGAGATGAGGCTCCCTGAAAAGATAAAGGTCGAAGAGGCCAAGGCCAAATTTGAAAATGGTGTCCTTACAGTTGAGCTTCCAAAGGTGGAGATCAAAAAGAAACAGGTCCTCAAGGTGGAATGA
- a CDS encoding NOG1 family protein, with product MIIPTVPTADELLDKGFRRARKAASLKRSSKIPGQKKAKIIESTRIQTACQVIRDRLKMIIQRIPDIESLPEFYQDYIDVTVGVDDLKKALGALNWAVRILNQLESDYMKKIKRSKPSDASNLRREAFGRISSVVRRIEGDLDFLDFAKNRLRNMPTVDFDAFTVVIAGFPNVGKSTLLRTLTGAEPEVADYPFTTKGIQIGHLERKWKKIQVIDTPGLLDRPVEDMNNIELQAMVALENIADVILFIFDASESCGYTLESQYNLYLGIKAIFEIPIITVFNKMDLAENVKYLEEYINMVEEPLMVSAFQGRGVSEIVKKLEGLYEKETGKTHNNV from the coding sequence ATGATAATACCAACAGTTCCCACAGCAGATGAACTCCTTGATAAGGGATTCAGGAGGGCCAGAAAAGCCGCATCTCTCAAGAGGAGTTCAAAGATCCCAGGACAGAAGAAGGCCAAGATCATTGAATCCACACGCATCCAGACAGCATGCCAGGTTATAAGGGACCGTCTAAAGATGATCATCCAGCGCATACCCGATATAGAGTCGCTGCCAGAATTCTATCAGGACTACATCGATGTAACAGTGGGTGTGGACGACCTCAAAAAGGCTCTTGGCGCCCTTAACTGGGCTGTTAGAATACTCAATCAGCTTGAATCCGATTACATGAAGAAAATAAAACGTTCAAAGCCATCAGATGCATCCAATCTGAGAAGGGAGGCCTTCGGTAGGATATCATCAGTTGTGAGAAGAATTGAAGGGGATCTTGACTTCCTTGACTTTGCAAAGAACAGACTCAGGAACATGCCCACCGTGGACTTCGATGCATTCACGGTTGTTATAGCGGGCTTCCCAAATGTGGGGAAATCCACACTCCTCAGGACACTGACAGGTGCAGAACCAGAGGTTGCTGATTACCCCTTCACCACCAAGGGTATACAGATAGGGCACCTTGAACGTAAATGGAAGAAAATACAGGTGATAGATACTCCAGGTCTCCTTGACCGGCCGGTTGAGGATATGAACAACATTGAACTCCAGGCCATGGTTGCCCTTGAGAACATAGCCGATGTCATACTCTTCATATTCGATGCCTCGGAAAGCTGTGGATACACGCTCGAAAGCCAGTACAATCTTTATCTTGGCATAAAGGCTATCTTTGAAATACCCATTATCACTGTTTTCAATAAGATGGACCTTGCAGAAAATGTTAAGTATCTAGAAGAATATATTAATATGGTTGAGGAACCACTGATGGTGTCTGCATTTCAGGGCAGAGGGGTCTCCGAGATAGTAAAAAAACTGGAGGGTTTATATGAAAAAGAAACTGGAAAAACCCATAACAATGTTTGA
- a CDS encoding TIGR00296 family protein has protein sequence MKSISREEGKLLIEIARSVIEEHLRGSETFRLPSDLPDKFRENRGVFVTLEKNGELRGCIGYPEPVRPLIDALIDAAISAATRDPRFPPVEPEELDEIEVEVSVLTPPTPIRVENPSEYPQRIRVGVDGLIIERGWARGLLLPQVATEWGWDAEEFLCNTCMKAGLPPDCFYDPQTKVYRFQAQIFSERDYR, from the coding sequence ATGAAATCCATATCAAGAGAGGAGGGAAAACTGCTTATTGAAATTGCAAGGAGTGTTATTGAGGAGCACCTGCGGGGCTCCGAAACATTCAGATTACCATCGGATCTTCCTGATAAATTCAGGGAGAACAGAGGAGTATTCGTTACACTGGAGAAGAATGGTGAGCTCAGGGGATGCATAGGTTACCCTGAACCGGTAAGACCCCTCATAGATGCCCTCATCGACGCCGCCATATCCGCAGCCACCCGTGACCCAAGGTTCCCGCCTGTTGAGCCTGAGGAACTTGATGAGATAGAGGTTGAGGTCAGCGTCCTCACACCACCCACCCCCATCAGGGTTGAGAATCCTTCTGAGTATCCCCAGAGGATAAGGGTTGGTGTTGATGGCCTCATCATTGAGAGGGGATGGGCCAGGGGCCTTCTCCTGCCACAGGTTGCAACAGAGTGGGGATGGGATGCTGAGGAGTTCCTCTGCAACACCTGCATGAAGGCAGGACTCCCACCTGACTGCTTCTATGACCCCCAAACAAAGGTTTACAGGTTCCAGGCCCAGATATTCAGTGAAAGGGACTACAGATAA
- a CDS encoding TldD/PmbA family protein, which yields MDVDMDHLERIISGIAEKVEYADIRAGTSSSGSIILKDGNVQEVKSGEAAGFRIRVLKNGSWGFAFTDKPEELEGMAINAVKMAESLRGDVEVGSLQPQNDKTTVKSSRAPSDVPADEKRELVFEAHHAASVDGVVSTTVSYVDMEISTVFLNTEGSCIEMNDSKVALFLNAVASDGTSIQFGHGSCGGTGGFEILEREDIEEFGRRTGEKAVRLLSADSPPSGSFHVITDPELTGVFIHEALGHAAEADLILQGDSILEGRLGDRIASEAVTIVDDPTIDGFGSYSYDAEGVEASRTVLVEDGTLRSLLNSRETAFKLGLEPSGNARSAIGDQPIVRMSNTFLEPGDLSFDELLEDVRDGIYLRGSRGGQVDTGKGIFQFNAAESFRIRDGEICEPLRDVSLSGNVLETLMNVDGVGSDFKLGIGFCGKSGQSVPVGDGGPHVRILNAMVGGT from the coding sequence ATGGATGTAGATATGGATCATCTAGAGAGGATAATCAGTGGTATAGCTGAAAAGGTAGAATACGCAGATATAAGGGCAGGGACCTCCTCTTCAGGTTCAATTATACTCAAGGACGGCAATGTACAGGAGGTCAAGTCAGGAGAGGCTGCAGGGTTCAGGATAAGGGTGCTTAAAAATGGTTCATGGGGATTCGCCTTCACCGATAAACCAGAAGAGCTGGAGGGGATGGCCATCAATGCTGTAAAGATGGCAGAATCCCTCAGGGGTGATGTCGAGGTTGGTTCACTGCAGCCCCAAAACGATAAGACAACCGTTAAATCATCAAGGGCCCCCTCAGATGTTCCAGCAGATGAGAAACGGGAGCTTGTATTTGAGGCCCACCATGCGGCATCGGTTGATGGGGTCGTGAGCACCACCGTGAGCTACGTTGATATGGAGATTTCAACCGTTTTCCTCAATACTGAGGGATCCTGCATAGAGATGAACGATTCAAAGGTTGCCCTGTTCCTCAATGCTGTTGCATCAGACGGTACCAGCATCCAGTTTGGCCATGGTAGCTGCGGTGGCACAGGAGGATTTGAGATACTTGAAAGGGAGGACATCGAAGAATTCGGGCGCAGGACAGGTGAGAAGGCGGTGAGGCTCCTATCAGCAGATTCACCCCCATCAGGAAGCTTCCATGTAATAACAGACCCTGAACTCACAGGTGTCTTCATACATGAGGCCCTAGGGCATGCCGCAGAGGCTGACCTCATACTTCAGGGTGACTCAATCCTTGAGGGCAGGCTCGGTGATAGGATCGCCTCAGAGGCTGTGACCATAGTCGATGATCCCACCATTGATGGTTTTGGTAGCTACAGCTACGATGCAGAGGGTGTGGAGGCATCAAGAACCGTTCTTGTGGAGGACGGCACTCTCAGATCACTCCTGAATTCCAGGGAAACAGCCTTCAAGCTTGGACTTGAACCATCAGGAAACGCACGTTCGGCCATAGGGGATCAGCCCATTGTCAGGATGAGCAACACATTCCTTGAACCAGGGGACCTATCATTTGATGAACTCCTTGAGGATGTGCGTGATGGAATCTACCTTCGGGGTTCAAGGGGAGGCCAGGTTGATACAGGTAAGGGGATATTCCAGTTCAATGCGGCTGAATCATTCAGGATAAGGGATGGTGAGATATGTGAGCCCCTCAGGGACGTTTCACTCTCAGGGAACGTTCTTGAGACCCTCATGAACGTTGATGGTGTTGGGTCAGACTTCAAACTTGGTATCGGCTTCTGCGGCAAATCCGGACAGAGCGTCCCTGTGGGTGATGGGGGGCCCCATGTGAGGATACTGAATGCAATGGTTGGTGGAACATGA
- a CDS encoding homocysteine biosynthesis protein: MKTIEEINQKIRDGDAVVVTAAEMTEIVAENGPEAAAREVDVVTTGTFGAMCSSGAFINFGHSDPPIKMSKTYLNGVEAYSGLAAVDAYIGATQPNRDPEIGLSYGGSHVIEDLIRGKEIELVAEAYGTDCYPLKSVETLISLDTINQAVMVNPRNCYQNYAVAVNSTQETLYTYMGTLLPNYGNVTYSSAGELSPLLNDPYFQTIGVGTKIFLCGAEGYIIGEGTQHSTDVDRKNGVPVSAAGTLMVRGDMKEMDPEYVRGATMPRYGPTLYVGAGIPIPVLDEDIAAATGISDEEIVCRVIDYGVPRRSRPVIMETNYKELRSGKIEINGVEVPTSPLSSLKKAREIAEELKSWIEMGDFLLTEPVKPLPSRGHSTRPLEIRRPSIMVRELESKPVIMTHEDDDLREVARKMVDNNINHIPVVDSQGILRGIVTSWDIADAVARGKKSLKDVMTRRVIVARENEPVDVVARRIDKYNISGLPIVDEENRVKGIITAEDISRLIGKLENRGESI; encoded by the coding sequence TTGAAAACAATTGAGGAAATAAACCAGAAGATCAGGGATGGGGATGCTGTCGTCGTAACCGCAGCTGAGATGACAGAAATTGTGGCTGAAAACGGACCAGAAGCTGCTGCAAGGGAAGTTGATGTTGTTACAACCGGTACATTTGGTGCTATGTGTTCATCAGGCGCTTTCATCAATTTCGGTCACTCTGATCCTCCAATAAAGATGTCGAAAACGTACCTGAATGGTGTGGAGGCATATTCCGGACTTGCAGCTGTGGATGCCTATATAGGGGCAACACAGCCAAACAGGGACCCTGAGATAGGCCTCAGCTATGGAGGTTCACATGTTATAGAGGACCTCATAAGGGGAAAGGAGATAGAACTGGTTGCAGAGGCCTACGGTACCGACTGCTACCCATTAAAGAGCGTGGAGACCTTAATAAGTCTTGATACGATAAATCAGGCGGTAATGGTGAACCCCAGAAACTGCTACCAGAACTATGCGGTTGCCGTCAATTCAACCCAGGAGACCCTCTACACATACATGGGAACACTCCTCCCAAATTATGGTAATGTGACATATTCAAGTGCAGGGGAACTGAGCCCCCTCCTCAACGACCCATATTTCCAGACGATAGGTGTGGGCACAAAGATATTCCTCTGCGGTGCAGAGGGCTATATAATCGGGGAGGGTACACAGCACTCAACAGATGTGGATAGAAAGAATGGTGTTCCTGTTTCAGCTGCAGGGACCCTCATGGTCAGGGGTGATATGAAGGAGATGGACCCTGAATACGTGAGAGGGGCGACCATGCCAAGGTACGGCCCCACACTCTATGTTGGGGCGGGGATACCCATACCAGTACTCGATGAGGATATAGCAGCGGCAACAGGAATATCAGATGAGGAAATAGTCTGCAGGGTGATAGACTACGGTGTTCCAAGAAGATCAAGACCAGTTATCATGGAAACAAATTATAAGGAGCTGAGATCAGGTAAAATTGAAATAAATGGTGTTGAGGTCCCGACATCTCCACTTTCATCACTTAAAAAGGCGAGGGAGATTGCAGAGGAACTGAAATCATGGATTGAAATGGGAGATTTCCTCCTCACAGAGCCGGTGAAACCCCTACCATCAAGGGGGCATTCCACAAGGCCACTGGAAATAAGGAGACCCTCAATAATGGTGAGGGAACTCGAGAGCAAACCCGTCATAATGACCCATGAGGATGACGACCTCAGGGAGGTGGCAAGGAAGATGGTTGACAATAACATAAACCATATACCTGTTGTTGACAGCCAGGGTATCCTCAGGGGTATTGTGACATCATGGGACATCGCAGATGCAGTTGCAAGGGGCAAGAAAAGCCTGAAGGATGTGATGACCCGTAGAGTAATCGTAGCACGGGAAAATGAACCAGTTGACGTTGTTGCAAGACGTATAGATAAATATAACATATCTGGTTTACCGATAGTGGATGAGGAAAACCGGGTGAAGGGCATAATCACGGCAGAGGATATTTCAAGGCTGATAGGAAAACTGGAGAATAGGGGAGAGTCAATATGA
- a CDS encoding 4Fe-4S binding protein has product MKAWLKFSPNIVNKSIISEAIKRYDIDFNILRANITPRGGKMLVEISGPEERKGIEFIEEAGIEVHPAMRVVKKDREKCVDCGACVSLCPVSAICIEDDWEIRIDDQKCIGCSFCVNSCPTRAIMLFE; this is encoded by the coding sequence ATGAAGGCCTGGCTTAAATTCTCACCGAATATCGTTAACAAATCCATAATCTCAGAGGCAATAAAGAGGTACGACATTGACTTCAACATACTCCGTGCCAACATCACCCCCCGTGGGGGTAAGATGCTCGTTGAGATAAGCGGTCCGGAGGAGAGGAAGGGAATAGAGTTCATAGAGGAAGCTGGAATTGAGGTTCACCCTGCAATGAGGGTGGTAAAGAAGGACAGGGAGAAGTGCGTGGACTGCGGGGCCTGCGTATCTCTCTGTCCTGTAAGCGCAATATGCATCGAGGACGACTGGGAGATCAGGATTGACGACCAGAAGTGCATAGGATGCAGTTTCTGTGTGAACTCATGCCCTACAAGGGCCATAATGCTATTTGAATGA